The Candidatus Aegiribacteria sp. genomic sequence TGTTCTATGATCCTGCCTTTATGAAGTACGGCGATTCTGTCAGCCGTTCGCACAGTGGAAAATCTGTGTGAGATGATGATAGAGGTTCTTCCTGTCATAAGTTCTCTGAACCGCTGAAACAATTCATGCTCCGATCTGGCATCCAGTGCGCTGGTCGGCTCGTCAAGAATCACAATCGGAGTATTTCGGATGAATGCTCTTGCAAGCGCGATCTTCTGCCATTCACCGATGGAAAGTTCCTTTCCTCCTTTGAACCACCTGCCCAGAACAGTATCGTAACCATCCGGGAGGTTCGAGATAAGGCTGTCTGCTCCCGCCATTTCTGCTGCCTGTCGAATGACTTCTTCATCCGGAGTGCGGTGAATATCACCCAGACTTATGTTCTGCCCGGCTGTGAGGTGGTACCTTGCGTAATCCTGGAAAATCACACTTATATGTTCGCGGAGTTCTTCTATTCTGAAATCTTTCAGAGATATTCCATCAATGTCGATTGAACCTGAATCAGGATCGTAGAGTCTGCATAGCAGTTTTACCAGTGTTGTTTTTCCGGAGCCGTTCTCTCCGACCAGAGCAAGCATTTCTCCCTGTTTGATTGTGAGAGAAATATCCTCAAGAGCCTTTTTGTTGCCGGAAGGGTATCCGAAACTTAAATGATCAAAGACAATTCCCTCGCTGATAGATGAGGGAAACGGTCTCGGTTCGGGCGGATCAACAACGGATGGCATGATATCAAGGAAATCGAAAAGATTTGAGAGAAACAGGTTTCCCTCGTAAAGCCCGGCCAGGCTGCCAAGCAACTCCCTGAGATATCCCAGCCCCTTCTGGAAAGCCTGAAAGTACATCACCATGCCGCCGATGGTTATAAGACCGCTGAAAGCCTGCCATGCTATGAACGCGAATGAGCCGTAGACCAGTATGGTTGCTACTGCCTGGGTACCCAGATCAGCAGCGGCCTTCCTTCTTGCTATACCGAGCATCTCTTCTCTGAGGATGCTTCTCAAATCCCTGTATCTTTTTCTGAAGTGCTCTCCCAGGCCGAACAGACGCAGTTCCTTGGCGTGTCCGACAGAGGTTATGAGCCAGTGTTTGTACCATGCCCTGCGTTCGGTCTCCGTTCGTTTGCGCTGCCATTTCCATGTGATTCTCGAGAACTTGAGCTTCACAAACACTCCGGGCAGCGCGGCAGCAACAAGAACAACAGCAACAATCCAGTGGAATGACAGAAGCAGACCGACCATAGCCAGCAGTGAAACACTGCCCTGAGCCATCCTGATCAGATCGTTGACAATACTTGTGGGCCTGGATGGCGCTTCTCTCTGTGCCCTGTGAAGAGTGTCGTAGAAACGTGAATCTTCGTAATATGCCAGGT encodes the following:
- a CDS encoding ABC transporter ATP-binding protein/permease; translation: MKTESDQKRLMLGRAVSLVWRSSRGLTIANLLLTLLQGLLPLIPLYLMKLLIDSVEKAISGGETSSFTHIGLLIGIMGAIVLLIAVVKAFAGFVEQAQTRVVTDYMQDILHEKSIGVDLAYYEDSRFYDTLHRAQREAPSRPTSIVNDLIRMAQGSVSLLAMVGLLLSFHWIVAVVLVAAALPGVFVKLKFSRITWKWQRKRTETERRAWYKHWLITSVGHAKELRLFGLGEHFRKRYRDLRSILREEMLGIARRKAAADLGTQAVATILVYGSFAFIAWQAFSGLITIGGMVMYFQAFQKGLGYLRELLGSLAGLYEGNLFLSNLFDFLDIMPSVVDPPEPRPFPSSISEGIVFDHLSFGYPSGNKKALEDISLTIKQGEMLALVGENGSGKTTLVKLLCRLYDPDSGSIDIDGISLKDFRIEELREHISVIFQDYARYHLTAGQNISLGDIHRTPDEEVIRQAAEMAGADSLISNLPDGYDTVLGRWFKGGKELSIGEWQKIALARAFIRNTPIVILDEPTSALDARSEHELFQRFRELMTGRTSIIISHRFSTVRTADRIAVLHKGRIIEQGTHQELMGNSGMYREMYTIQASAYNYI